The following coding sequences are from one Bradyrhizobium sp. WSM471 window:
- a CDS encoding DUF2125 domain-containing protein, whose translation MSDMTVAARRRSRWGLFIAPVILLILAVAWSCFWFYAASQAEIAADAWRAQEAKSGRIYDCAKRSIAGFPFRFEVQCSGASVALVSQNASKTPFTAKLDNILVVAQVYDPKRVIAEFTAPATLTDGVTQSTFVVNWSKGRSSVFGLPAVPERASIVFEDPTVNRVDGSVQVPLARAKQVELHGRLADGSTSDHPVIETVLQIAQGSIQGVHPLLAEPFEADTRAKITGLFDLTPKPWPQRFREIQAAGGHIEIVQSRIQQGEMIAVAAGTLGLSANGRLDGELQMTVTGLDRVIPALGIEKMLEEGVPQATLDRVAPGVKSQDLNNLFGALDRAVPGLGKVIKQNANAGVAAGINSIGTESTLEGKKARSFPLKFVDGAVLLGPVKVGQIPPLY comes from the coding sequence ATGTCCGATATGACCGTTGCCGCGCGCCGGCGCTCCCGCTGGGGCCTTTTCATCGCCCCTGTCATCCTCCTGATCCTCGCGGTGGCGTGGAGCTGCTTCTGGTTCTATGCGGCGTCGCAGGCCGAAATCGCCGCCGACGCCTGGCGCGCGCAGGAGGCCAAATCCGGCCGCATCTATGATTGCGCCAAGCGCTCGATCGCGGGCTTCCCCTTCCGCTTCGAGGTCCAATGCTCCGGCGCCAGCGTCGCCCTGGTGTCGCAGAACGCCAGCAAGACGCCGTTCACGGCGAAGCTCGACAACATCCTGGTTGTCGCCCAGGTCTACGATCCCAAGCGCGTCATCGCCGAATTCACCGCACCCGCGACGCTCACTGACGGCGTCACGCAAAGCACCTTCGTCGTGAACTGGAGCAAGGGCCGCAGCAGCGTGTTCGGCCTGCCCGCCGTGCCGGAGCGCGCCTCCATCGTGTTCGAGGACCCGACCGTCAATCGGGTCGACGGCAGCGTGCAGGTACCGCTCGCGCGCGCGAAACAGGTCGAACTGCATGGACGTCTTGCGGATGGATCGACGTCCGATCATCCCGTGATCGAGACCGTGCTCCAGATCGCGCAGGGCAGCATCCAGGGCGTTCATCCGCTGCTCGCCGAACCGTTCGAAGCCGACACGCGGGCGAAGATCACCGGACTCTTCGACCTCACGCCAAAGCCGTGGCCGCAGCGCTTCCGCGAGATCCAGGCCGCCGGCGGCCATATCGAGATCGTGCAGTCCCGAATCCAGCAGGGCGAGATGATCGCGGTTGCGGCAGGCACGCTCGGGCTCTCGGCCAACGGCCGCCTCGACGGCGAATTGCAGATGACGGTGACGGGTCTCGATCGCGTGATCCCCGCGCTCGGCATCGAGAAGATGCTGGAGGAGGGGGTGCCGCAGGCGACCCTCGATCGCGTTGCGCCCGGCGTGAAGTCACAGGACCTCAACAATCTGTTCGGTGCGCTCGACCGCGCCGTTCCCGGCCTCGGCAAAGTCATCAAGCAGAACGCCAATGCCGGCGTTGCCGCCGGCATCAATTCGATCGGCACCGAGAGCACGCTGGAAGGCAAGAAGGCCCGCAGCTTCCCGCTGAAATTCGTCGACGGCGCTGTGCTGCTCGGCCCGGTCAAGGTCGGCCAGATCCCGCCGCTGTATTGA
- a CDS encoding histidinol-phosphate transaminase: MSRPVPNPGILDIAPYTPGKTPVPEPGRKVFKLSANETPFGPSQRAIEAFKHVADHLEDYPEGTSRVLREAIGRTFGLDPNRIICGAGSDEILNLLAHTYLSHGDEAISTTHGFLVYPIATMAVGARNVVAAEKNLTADVDAILKAVTPRTKLVWLANPNNPTGTYLPFDEVKRLRAGLPSHVLLVLDAAYCDYVSRNDYEMGIELVATTENTVVTHTFSKIHGLAALRIGWMFGPEHIIDAVNRIRGPFNVSTPAMYAAVAAIEDTAHQAMSKQFTETWRNWLAEEIGKLGLKVTPSVANFVLIHFPTEGKTSDAADAFLTKRGLVLRGLKNYGLPHSLRMTIGTEEANRLVVEGLRDFMAGR, encoded by the coding sequence ATGTCCCGCCCCGTGCCGAACCCCGGCATTCTCGATATTGCGCCCTACACGCCCGGCAAGACCCCGGTGCCGGAGCCGGGCCGCAAGGTGTTCAAGCTCTCGGCCAACGAAACGCCGTTCGGGCCCTCGCAGAGGGCGATCGAGGCGTTCAAGCACGTGGCTGATCATCTGGAAGACTATCCGGAAGGAACCTCGCGCGTGCTGCGCGAAGCGATCGGGCGCACCTTCGGGCTCGATCCCAACCGCATCATCTGCGGCGCCGGCTCGGACGAGATCCTCAACCTGCTCGCTCACACTTATCTGAGCCATGGCGACGAGGCGATCTCGACCACGCACGGCTTCCTCGTCTACCCGATCGCGACCATGGCGGTCGGCGCCAGGAACGTCGTCGCGGCGGAGAAGAACCTCACCGCGGATGTTGACGCCATCCTGAAAGCCGTGACGCCGCGGACGAAACTGGTCTGGCTCGCCAACCCCAACAACCCGACCGGCACCTATCTGCCGTTCGACGAGGTCAAGCGCCTGCGCGCCGGCCTGCCGTCGCACGTGCTGCTGGTGTTGGACGCGGCCTATTGCGACTACGTTTCGCGCAACGACTATGAAATGGGGATCGAGCTGGTCGCGACCACCGAGAACACGGTGGTGACGCACACCTTCTCCAAGATCCACGGTCTCGCCGCGCTGCGCATCGGCTGGATGTTCGGCCCCGAGCATATCATCGACGCGGTCAACCGCATCCGCGGTCCCTTCAACGTGTCGACGCCGGCGATGTACGCTGCCGTTGCCGCGATCGAGGACACCGCGCACCAGGCCATGTCGAAGCAGTTCACCGAGACCTGGCGCAACTGGCTCGCTGAGGAGATCGGCAAGCTCGGGCTGAAGGTGACGCCGAGCGTCGCCAATTTCGTGCTGATCCACTTTCCGACCGAGGGCAAGACTTCGGACGCAGCCGACGCCTTCCTCACCAAGCGCGGGCTGGTGCTGCGCGGCTTGAAGAACTATGGCCTGCCGCATTCGCTGCGCATGACCATCGGCACCGAGGAGGCCAACCGCCTCGTCGTCGAGGGCCTGCGCGACTTCATGGCCGGACGATGA
- a CDS encoding YdcF family protein, which yields MTAPTDDRSPKLPRGWLRAAVISTIALAFVGAAAGFIAFLSQLRGAEIAPDRKADGIVVLTGGSSRVSDAMELLAAGYGRRLLISGVHPTSTASDISRTLPENQSFMRCCVDLDRTAVSTRGNAAEARRWAAGRGFKSLIVVTSNYHMPRALVEFSHAMPETTLIPFVVVGDKWREEPWWTSASTLRLLLSEYVKYIAAELRVRLEDFGIDLSPEMSEQPSGLQPKRPATAQAN from the coding sequence ATGACCGCGCCGACCGACGATCGATCGCCGAAACTGCCGCGCGGCTGGCTGCGCGCGGCCGTGATATCGACGATTGCGCTCGCCTTTGTCGGCGCGGCGGCGGGCTTCATCGCGTTTCTGTCGCAATTGCGGGGCGCCGAGATCGCGCCGGACCGCAAGGCGGACGGCATCGTGGTGCTGACCGGTGGCTCCTCGCGGGTGTCGGATGCGATGGAGCTGCTCGCTGCCGGTTACGGCAGGAGGCTCCTGATCTCCGGTGTGCACCCGACCTCGACGGCGAGCGACATCTCCCGGACGCTGCCGGAGAACCAGTCCTTCATGCGTTGCTGCGTCGATCTCGACCGCACCGCGGTCTCGACCCGCGGCAATGCCGCGGAAGCGCGGCGCTGGGCCGCGGGACGCGGCTTCAAATCGCTGATCGTGGTGACCTCGAACTATCACATGCCGCGCGCGCTGGTGGAATTCTCGCATGCGATGCCGGAGACGACACTGATCCCGTTCGTGGTGGTCGGCGACAAATGGCGCGAGGAGCCGTGGTGGACCTCGGCGTCCACCTTGCGGCTGCTGTTGTCGGAATATGTCAAGTACATCGCGGCCGAGCTCAGGGTGCGGCTGGAGGATTTCGGGATTGACCTTTCGCCCGAGATGTCGGAGCAGCCTTCCGGGCTGCAGCCGAAGCGGCCCGCCACCGCACAGGCCAATTGA
- a CDS encoding 1-acyl-sn-glycerol-3-phosphate acyltransferase → MFLIFLRSLVFNVLFYAVLVCLAIVALPTFALPPRAMLTVAQWWAKATLFLMRAVCNIKVEFRGLERIPTGPLVVVAKHQSFWETFVLPGFFDRPIFILKRQLMQIPVFGQFLVKTGMIAIDRNAGVKALLDMTRRAREAVRSGAQLVIFPEGTRRAPGAPPDYKSGFAQIYSSCGAPCLPIALNSGLFWPRRTFMRYPGTLVVEFLDPLPPGLPKDEYLSRVQTVIEDATGRLVEAGRKEQEQLIGSAPSYAPSES, encoded by the coding sequence ATGTTCTTGATTTTCCTGCGATCGCTCGTGTTCAACGTGCTGTTCTACGCCGTGCTGGTGTGCCTCGCGATCGTGGCGCTGCCGACCTTCGCATTGCCGCCGCGCGCCATGCTCACGGTTGCGCAATGGTGGGCGAAGGCGACGCTGTTTCTGATGCGGGCCGTCTGCAACATCAAGGTGGAATTCCGCGGCCTCGAAAGGATACCGACGGGACCATTGGTCGTCGTGGCGAAGCACCAGTCGTTCTGGGAGACGTTCGTCCTGCCGGGCTTTTTCGACCGTCCGATTTTCATCCTCAAGCGTCAGCTCATGCAGATCCCGGTGTTCGGTCAGTTCCTGGTCAAGACCGGGATGATCGCGATCGACCGCAACGCCGGCGTCAAGGCGCTGCTGGACATGACGCGGCGTGCGCGGGAAGCGGTGCGCAGCGGCGCGCAGCTCGTGATCTTTCCCGAAGGCACGCGCCGCGCTCCGGGCGCGCCCCCGGACTACAAGAGCGGATTCGCGCAGATCTATTCGTCCTGCGGCGCGCCGTGCCTGCCGATCGCGCTCAATTCCGGCCTGTTCTGGCCGCGCCGCACCTTCATGCGCTATCCCGGCACGCTGGTGGTGGAATTCCTCGATCCGCTGCCGCCGGGCTTGCCCAAGGACGAGTATCTCTCCCGTGTGCAAACGGTGATCGAAGACGCGACCGGCCGCCTCGTCGAAGCGGGCCGCAAGGAGCAGGAGCAGCTGATCGGCTCGGCGCCGAGCTATGCGCCGTCGGAGAGCTAG
- a CDS encoding chorismate mutase, protein MSQRPPAPPSLQELRKEIDAIDEGMHRLLMQRGDIIDRLIQVKQTQEVGSAFRPAREAAMMRDLVQRHRGILPLDTVESIWRVIIATFTYVQAPFSVHADISASEPAMRDSVRFHFGFTVPYVAHFSAQAAVEAVAKSKGDLALVSATSSRTPWWLELEAEGAPKIIARLPFVERADHPAALPVFAVSRVADSALVTEVETFSVRVSGWNAEVARALSPLAEIVAVPDTAFDGAALLVSVTATSSLDKIKTALIEAGASVRSTALVGSHATRYTVPPTGSKS, encoded by the coding sequence ATGTCCCAACGTCCGCCCGCGCCACCATCGCTCCAGGAATTGCGCAAGGAGATCGACGCGATCGACGAGGGCATGCATCGCCTGCTGATGCAGCGCGGCGACATCATCGACCGCCTGATCCAGGTGAAGCAGACCCAGGAGGTCGGCTCGGCGTTCCGTCCGGCGCGCGAGGCCGCCATGATGCGTGACCTCGTCCAGCGCCATCGCGGCATCCTGCCGCTCGACACCGTCGAGAGCATCTGGCGCGTCATCATCGCAACGTTCACTTACGTTCAGGCGCCGTTCTCCGTGCATGCCGACATTTCGGCAAGCGAGCCCGCGATGCGCGATTCCGTACGCTTCCATTTCGGATTCACCGTGCCTTACGTCGCGCATTTCAGCGCGCAGGCGGCGGTCGAGGCGGTGGCGAAATCCAAGGGCGACCTTGCGCTGGTCTCGGCGACCTCCAGCCGCACACCATGGTGGCTGGAGCTGGAAGCAGAAGGCGCACCGAAGATCATCGCACGGCTGCCTTTCGTCGAGCGCGCCGACCATCCGGCGGCGTTGCCCGTGTTCGCGGTCTCGCGCGTCGCCGACAGCGCCCTGGTGACGGAGGTCGAGACCTTCAGCGTGCGCGTGTCGGGGTGGAACGCCGAGGTCGCGCGCGCCCTGTCGCCGCTCGCCGAGATCGTGGCGGTGCCCGATACCGCCTTCGACGGCGCCGCGCTGCTGGTCTCGGTCACCGCGACGAGCAGCCTCGACAAAATCAAGACTGCCCTGATCGAAGCGGGTGCCTCGGTGCGCTCCACGGCCCTCGTCGGCAGCCACGCAACCCGCTATACGGTGCCCCCGACCGGGTCGAAATCGTAA
- a CDS encoding ABC transporter permease, whose translation MNRPDERGVLVDLGQEGPPLPARARNMSPIVPRASIHGRALVAVVAIMTFLASMTTGTVLLVSASAAEWQSDVASEITIQVRPQTGRDLERDTAAVTEAMRAQAGIVEVKPFTKDESGKLLEPWLGTGLSMDDLPVPRMIIARVQPGTALDLGALRARVTQVAPSASVDDHRAWIERMRSMTNATVLAGLGILALVIVATIISVSFATRGAMAANRPIVEVLHFVGAGDRYIANRFLRHFLRLGLEGGVIGGGAAMLVFGFSESIAGWFSGTPVGDQFAALLGTFSLRPSGYIVLAVQAVLIGAITAVASRQTLFATLNDVD comes from the coding sequence ATGAATAGGCCCGACGAGCGCGGCGTGCTGGTCGATCTCGGACAGGAGGGGCCGCCGCTCCCGGCCAGGGCGCGCAACATGTCGCCGATCGTGCCGCGCGCCTCGATCCACGGCCGCGCGCTGGTCGCCGTCGTCGCTATCATGACCTTCCTGGCCTCGATGACGACCGGCACGGTGCTGCTGGTAAGCGCCTCCGCCGCCGAATGGCAGTCGGATGTCGCCAGCGAGATCACCATCCAGGTCCGCCCGCAGACCGGCCGCGATCTCGAACGCGACACCGCGGCGGTGACCGAGGCCATGCGCGCGCAAGCCGGCATCGTCGAGGTCAAGCCGTTCACGAAGGACGAGAGCGGCAAGCTGCTCGAGCCCTGGCTCGGCACCGGGCTGTCGATGGACGATCTGCCGGTGCCGCGCATGATCATCGCGCGCGTGCAGCCCGGCACGGCGCTCGATCTCGGCGCCTTGCGCGCCCGCGTGACCCAGGTGGCGCCAAGCGCCAGCGTCGACGACCACCGCGCCTGGATCGAGCGCATGCGCTCGATGACCAACGCCACCGTGCTCGCCGGCCTCGGCATCCTCGCGCTCGTCATCGTCGCCACCATCATCTCGGTGTCGTTCGCGACCCGAGGCGCCATGGCGGCGAACCGTCCGATCGTCGAGGTGCTGCATTTCGTCGGCGCCGGCGACCGCTACATCGCCAACCGCTTCCTGCGTCATTTCCTCAGGTTGGGGCTGGAGGGCGGCGTGATCGGCGGTGGCGCCGCCATGCTGGTGTTCGGCTTCTCCGAGTCGATTGCAGGCTGGTTTTCCGGCACCCCCGTCGGCGACCAGTTCGCCGCGCTGCTCGGCACCTTCTCGCTGCGGCCGTCCGGCTACATCGTGCTTGCGGTGCAGGCCGTGCTGATCGGCGCCATCACCGCGGTCGCCTCGCGCCAGACGCTGTTCGCGACGCTGAATGATGTCGATTGA
- a CDS encoding prephenate/arogenate dehydrogenase family protein gives MSATPHFQRVALIGFGLIGGSIARAAKLQGLAGEIVTTARSEKTRARVIELGIVDQVVATNAEAVKDADLVILCIPVGACGPVAQEIAAHLKRGAIISDVGSVKGAIVRDMAPHLPNGIHFVPAHPVAGTEHSGPDSGFAELFINRWCILTPPEGVDAAATDRLRAFWTAMGAKVEIMTPDHHDLVLAITSHLPHLIAYTIVGTADELAQVTESEVIKFSAGGFRDFTRIAASDPTMWRDVFLANKEAVLEMLGTFTEDLAKLTRAIRRGDGEALFDHFTRTRAIRRGIVEIGQDSAAPDFGRPHAQLGNKP, from the coding sequence ATGAGCGCGACCCCGCACTTCCAGCGCGTCGCGCTGATCGGCTTCGGCCTGATCGGCGGCTCGATCGCGCGCGCTGCGAAGCTCCAGGGCCTGGCTGGCGAGATCGTCACCACCGCGCGCTCGGAGAAGACGCGCGCACGCGTGATCGAGCTCGGCATCGTCGATCAGGTCGTGGCGACCAATGCAGAAGCCGTGAAGGACGCCGATCTCGTCATCCTCTGCATTCCCGTCGGCGCTTGCGGGCCGGTGGCGCAGGAGATCGCCGCGCATCTCAAGCGAGGCGCGATCATCTCCGACGTCGGCTCGGTCAAGGGCGCCATCGTCAGGGATATGGCGCCGCATCTGCCGAACGGCATCCATTTCGTGCCGGCGCACCCTGTCGCAGGCACCGAGCATTCGGGCCCCGATTCAGGCTTCGCCGAGCTCTTCATCAACCGCTGGTGCATCCTCACCCCGCCGGAGGGCGTTGATGCGGCTGCCACTGATCGCCTGCGTGCGTTCTGGACCGCGATGGGCGCCAAGGTCGAAATCATGACGCCGGATCATCATGATCTCGTGCTCGCGATCACCAGCCATCTGCCGCATCTGATCGCCTACACCATCGTCGGCACCGCCGACGAGCTGGCGCAGGTGACGGAGTCCGAGGTCATCAAGTTCTCCGCCGGCGGCTTTCGCGATTTCACCCGCATCGCCGCCTCCGATCCGACGATGTGGCGCGACGTCTTCCTCGCCAACAAGGAAGCCGTGCTGGAGATGCTCGGCACCTTCACCGAGGATCTGGCCAAGCTCACTCGCGCGATCCGCCGCGGCGACGGCGAGGCGCTGTTCGACCACTTCACCCGCACCCGCGCCATCCGCCGCGGCATCGTCGAAATCGGCCAGGATTCGGCCGCGCCCGACTTCGGTCGGCCGCATGCGCAGCTCGGCAACAAGCCGTAG
- a CDS encoding gamma-glutamylcyclotransferase: MSEITLPSVTTAKGDLWVFGYGSLMWRPGFEFEERVPARLVGEHRALCVYSFVHRGTPEKPGLVLGLDRGGACRGIAFRVAEKNRADVVAYLRAREQVTSVYREVMRSVWLENDARQRVSALAYVVDRGHVQYAGRLSLTDQHRHVLQGHGQSGANRDYVTATVKAIEAEGFRDAPLHQLAMMLHGDAHSPHAPAPVDDRENR, from the coding sequence ATGTCGGAAATCACCCTCCCCTCCGTCACCACAGCCAAAGGCGACCTCTGGGTGTTCGGCTACGGCTCGCTGATGTGGCGGCCGGGCTTCGAATTCGAGGAGCGCGTCCCGGCGCGGCTGGTCGGCGAGCATCGTGCGCTCTGTGTCTATTCCTTCGTCCACCGTGGCACGCCGGAGAAGCCGGGTCTGGTGCTCGGACTCGACCGCGGCGGCGCCTGTCGCGGCATCGCCTTCCGCGTCGCCGAAAAGAACCGCGCCGACGTCGTCGCCTATTTGCGCGCGCGCGAGCAGGTGACGTCGGTCTATCGCGAAGTCATGCGCTCGGTGTGGCTGGAGAACGACGCGCGGCAGCGCGTCTCCGCGCTCGCCTATGTCGTCGATCGCGGCCATGTGCAATATGCCGGCCGGCTGTCGCTCACCGACCAGCATCGCCACGTGCTCCAGGGCCACGGCCAGTCCGGCGCCAACCGCGACTACGTGACCGCGACGGTGAAGGCGATCGAGGCCGAAGGTTTTCGCGATGCGCCGCTGCATCAGCTTGCCATGATGCTGCATGGGGATGCGCATTCTCCGCACGCGCCGGCTCCGGTGGACGATCGGGAAAACCGCTAG